A genomic window from Melanotaenia boesemani isolate fMelBoe1 chromosome 15, fMelBoe1.pri, whole genome shotgun sequence includes:
- the zbtb21 gene encoding zinc finger and BTB domain-containing protein 21 encodes MESLVHYSNPAHVLSVLGVLNEQRLRGQMCDVVLVVADQRYQAHKNVLAASSEYFQSLFTRMDTESLKVVNLDFCEPDAFEIVLNYIYSSSLFVDKGSLAAIQELGYSLGIPFLTNIVSTRPNTSYCVSRKRLSFSEGDENDAQTRSVIVCRVQNDTTHSSRSNDQGKSSERSPSPHSTRKAAQLPSEHNSLEPMKNSESSRKTSEQSEASERKPSYPYTTILKGNSSRITSVRPQLTSSVSFSDAEVPQIRLQTGTDPDFKEESEEPEHRYHHKVPFQGHSSELGQTIDRSGPLIKSLLRRSLSMDSPVPVFSPTLELKELQNREQSVVKMASKTSGSETSAHNGNSARASPLVLRSKCPSRYNKETQVEGDVTVKAEPSSPLADPMDIIRITVGDALPVSLKDLQLNYDQGSRVDFNPPGKRKDRPDNRRYPFKKSKSFKEPAFSLNTNMSETVPQHASVEPDEDSGGQLQNKIFKCWNCLKVFRSSAGLHRHVNMYHNPEKPYACDICHKRFHTNFKVWTHCQTQHGVVQNPASSSSSSVLDEKFQKKLIDIVREREIKKALLWKLKRNKQGLQSPSLAKKRSRPSFICPYCGKVFVFQSQYRQHLRTHPTEKADEDTRNESILYQEEEEIIQQNSPDTGVYSCRLCNMKLSSLVEQGDHERGCRHATVCPYCGLRFSSPVVKKDHEAHCKYKKLTCLECMRTFKSSFSIWRHQVEVHNQNMMTVKDQLHLKQHENNDEETEVLREEHFSDEPAAAGSFRENISYSDSSGPPMYDSEDSSSYVPEDLSMGHHGKLVVKEEPLEEAVSDRDSTDAAKAGPEEPGVWPCEKCGNLFSSRKDLERHQELLCHIKPFICHICNKAFRTNFRLWSHFQSHMSTANEPGAKEMDRHPSPLSPSPPLTPQTSERPSPQASVFKSAQTAPVAMAEESSRSPEHSGSAVTKTNRPEVEAGSHSPPSRSNSMENPSGPHESDTLFYHAPSLSALTFKRQYMCKLCHRTFKTAFSLWSHEQSHSHM; translated from the coding sequence ATGGAGAGCCTGGTGCATTACAGCAACCCCGCCCATGTCCTCTCGGTGTTGGGGGTTCTAAACGAGCAGCGGCTGCGGGGTCAGATGTGTGACGTGGTACTGGTAGTGGCAGACCAGAGGTACCAGGCCCATAAGAATGTTCTCGCTGCCAGCAGTGAGTATTTCCAGTCTCTTTTCACACGGATGGACACGGAGTCACTGAAAGTCGTAAATTTGGACTTCTGTGAGCCTGACGCCTTCGAGATTGTTTTGAATTACATTTACTCCTCTTCACTCTTTGTGGACAAAGGCAGCCTGGCAGCCATTCAAGAGCTAGGCTACAGTCTTGGAATCCCTTTCCTCACAAACATTGTGTCAACAAGGCCAAATACATCCTACTGCGTGTCCAGAAAAAGACTTTCGTTCTCAGAGGGGGATGAGAATGATGCCCAGACAAGGAGTGTCATTGTGTGTCGGGTCCAGAACGACACGACCCACTCTTCTCGCTCAAATGATCAGGGAAAATCATCAGAGAGATCACCATCTCCCCACTCTACTCGAAAAGCAGCTCAACTTCCATCAGAGCACAATTCTCTTGAGCCGATGAAAAACTCTGaatccagcaggaaaacatccgAACAGAGCGAAGCTTCTGAGAGGAAGCCCAGCTATCCTTATACCACCATACTAAAAGGGAATTCCTCACGCATCACATCTGTCAGGCCCCAGCTAACATCATCAGTTTCTTTCAGTGATGCTGAAGTTCCACAGATCAGGCTGCAGACTGGCACTGACCCGGACTTTAAAGAGGAGAGTGAGGAGCCAGAGCACCGCTATCATCATAAAGTCCCCTTTCAAGGTCATTCCAGTGAGCTTGGCCAGACCATTGACAGGAGCGGGCCACTGATAAAAAGCCTTCTTCGAAGATCATTATCCATGGACAGTCCTGTTCCGGTCTTCTCTCCCACATTGGAGCTCAAGGAGCTGCAAAACCGAGAACAGTCGGTTGTTAAAATGGCCTCAAAAACATCTGGATCAGAAACATCTGCCCATAATGGCAATTCAGCAAGAGCATCCCCTCTGGTTCTCAGGTCAAAGTGTCCCAGCAGGTATAATAAAGAAACTCAGGTAGAAGGAGATGTCACTGTGAAAGCTGAGCCTAGCAGCCCACTCGCTGACCCCATGGACATTATTCGCATCACAGTTGGAGATGCTTTGCCAGTCAGTCTCAAAGACCTGCAATTAAACTATGACCAAGGCTCCAGGGTGGACTTTAATCCtccaggaaaaagaaaggacCGACCAGACAACAGGAGGTACCCATTCAAAAAGAGTAAATCATTTAAAGAACCTGCTTTTTCACTTAATACGAACATGTCTGAGACAGTACCTCAGCATGCCAGCGTTGAGCCCGATGAAGACAGTGGGGGGCAACTTCAGAACAAGATTTTTAAATGCTGGAATTGTTTGAAAGTTTTCCGGTCCAGTGCTGGACTCCATCGTCATGTAAATATGTATCACAACCCAGAGAAGCCGTATGCTTGCGACATCTGCCACAAACGCTTCCATACTAACTTCAAAGTGTGGACACACTGCCAGACTCAGCATGGTGTAGTCCAGAACCCAGCATCTTCCTCCAGCTCATCTGTGCTGGATGAGAAGTTTCAAAAGAAGTTGATAGATATTGTGCGtgagagagaaataaagaaagctTTGCTTTGGAAGCTGAAGAGGAATAAGCAAGGTTTGCAGTCTCCATCACTTGCCAAAAAGAGATCCAGGCCCAGCTTCATATGCCCTTACTGTGGGAAAGTGTTTGTGTTCCAGTCTCAGTACAGGCAGCATTTAAGGACACATCCTACTGAAAAGGCAGATGAGGACACAAGGAATGAGAGTATCCTCTACCAGGAAGAGGAAGAGATCATTCAACAGAATAGCCCAGACACTGGTGTTTACTCCTGTAGACTTTGTAATATGAAACTCTCATCACTCGTAGAGCAGGGCGACCACGAGAGAGGCTGTCGGCATGCAACTGTATGTCCTTACTGTGGCCTCCGATTCTCAAGTCCAGTTGTCAAGAAGGACCACGAGGCACATTGTAAATACAAGAAACTGACGTGCCTGGAATGCATGCGGACCTTCAAGTCCTCCTTCAGCATATGGCGCCACCAGGTGGAAGTCCACAATCAAAACATGATGACTGTTAAAGACCAGCTTCAcctgaaacaacatgaaaataatGACGAGGAAACTGAAGTACTCAGAGAGGAGCATTTCAGCGACGAGCCTGCAGCAGCTGGGAGTTTTCGAGAGAACATCAGTTATAGTGACTCTTCAGGTCCACCTATGTATGATTCAGAAGACTCCTCATCATATGTGCCTGAGGACCTGAGCATGGGCCACCACGGTAAGCTGGTGGTGAAGGAGGAGCCGTTAGAGGAGGCGGTGAGTGACAGAGACAGCACAGATGCTGCCAAAGCAGGGCCTGAGGAACCCGGAGTCTGGCCGTGCGAGAAATGCGGCAACCTCTTCAGTTCTCGCAAAGACCTGGAACGACACCAGGAGCTGCTATGCCACATCAAACCATTCATCTGTCACATCTGCAACAAAGCCTTCAGGACCAACTTCCGCCTTTGGAGCCACTTCCAGTCCCACATGTCGACTGCTAACGAACCTGGAGCCAAAGAAATGGACAGGCATCCATCGCCTCTGTCTCCTTCCCCTCCCCTCACTCCGCAAACCTCAGAGCGTCCCTCCCCCCAGGCCTCCGTGTTTAAATCCGCTCAGACAGCACCAGTCGCGATGGCCGAGGAGTCCAGCAGGAGCCCGGAGCACAGTGGCTCAGCAGTAACCAAGACCAACAGGCCTGAAGTAGAGGCCGGCAGCCACAGCCCTCCGTCAAGATCAAACAGCATGGAGAACCCCAGTGGTCCTCACGAATCAGACACACTCTTCTACCACGCACCGTCTCTTTCTGCCCTGACGTTCAAGAGACAGTACATGTGTAAACTCTGCCATAGAACCTTCAAGACGGCCTTCAGTCTGTGGAGCCACGAGCAGAGTCACAGCCACATGTAA
- the atg101 gene encoding autophagy-related protein 101, protein MNCRSEVLEVTVEARQVEEAMLALLHTILLHRSTGKFHYKKEGTYSIGTVGTQDIDCDFIDFSFVRVSSEELDRVIRKAVSEFKDALSNSGSDGMGQISLEFYQKKKSRWPFSDECIPWEVWSIKVNVVNLANEQERQICREKVGEKLGEKVINVVEVINRHEYLPKMPTQSEVDNVFDTSLKDVQPYLYKITYQITDSLGTSVSTTMRRLIKDTLAL, encoded by the exons ATGAATTGTCGCTCGGAAGTGCTTGAGGTGACTGTAGAGGCGCGGCAGGTCGAGGAGGCTATGCTGGCTTTGTTGCATACCATTTTACTGCACCGCAGCACCGGAAAGTTTCACTACAAAAAGGAGGGCACCTACTCCATCGGTACTGTCGGTACACAGGACATCGACTGCGATTTCATCGATTTCTCCTTTGTCAGGGTGTCCTCAGAGGAGCTGGACAGGGTGATCAGGAAAGCTGTGTCTGAATTCAAG GATGCTCTGAGCAACTCCGGCAGCGATGGCATGGGGCAGATCTCCCTGGAGTTCTACCAGAAGAAGAAGTCTCGTTGGCCCTTCTCTGATGAGTGCATTCCCTGGGAAGTGTGGAGCATCAAAGTTAATGTTGTCAACCTGGCTAATGAGCAGGAGAGACAGATCTGCAGGGAGAAAGTGGGTGAAAAGCTGGGTGAGAAGGTGATCAACGTTGTTGAGGTCATAAACCGCCACGAATACCTGCCAAAGATGCCCACCCAGTCCGAAGTGGACAATGTTTTTGACACAAGTCTTAAAGATGTTCAGCCATACCTTTACAAAATCACTTACCAGATCACTGACTCACTGGGTACCTCTGTAAGCACCACCATGAGAAGGCTGATAAAAGACACTCTGGCGCTGTGA